ATACGTGATAAATGTTGAATTGTTCAGCTCTTTTCGTTTTGGATGTTCTAGTTTTTGGCTTCTTATTGATACCTTGTTTTCTACTactttttatatgtatatatatattttaaagatgtTAATTATTCTGTATTCGCAGATCAAGAAGCATATAAAGGGAGTCCCTGATCACGAAGGTGAAATTTTCACGGTAGAGGTTCCTTTTCACGCCTCAAATGTCCAAGTTATTGATCCACTCACTAAGTATGATGTCGCTTTGCTCTACTGTCACTAGTTACTCTTTTGCTGTCAAGTGAGTCATTTCTTTTATACCTCAGGAGGCCTTGTAAGAGCATTTCAATCTGTAATACTCTGGAAATGGATTcagaaataatatttaaatgtaattatattaattaattcaatttttgtttgttttttaaaaatcagcCAATCAGATTATGACACATATTAAGAAGGAAATGTGAGAGTGTCTGTAAAAGTCTGTCTAGACAttgtgtttctctctttcctcaactttttgttatttttatatttttttattgttttgacaCTCTTAAAAGATGATCGATGGCAATGCTCTAAGGTTGGTGTAACTACAACTTATAAAGTAAGAGTAGCTAAAGGCACAGGCACATCTGGTTTTATTATTCCTCGCCTAGAGATTCTAAAGATAAGGGCAACACCAAGACCCACTATAGTCTACCGGTACATGCTTTCTTAGCTTGCCCTATATATATCGCCATGGCTGAAACAACTAAGATTCTTGATTTTAACATATGTGAAAAAAAACAGCTCAACTCACACATTTTACTAtctgtatatatctatatattcaaAACAGACAGGAAAGTAGAGGTTTTCAATTTCATACTAAAAGattaattatacttttttttgtttgcagctGGTTCTAAAGACACACCAATAGAGTTTGTATGGGAGCAGACATTTGATGTTAAAACAGGAAAGGGCATGCCTGATCTTTGAGAGTGTAAGAACCTCTTTAGAGTTTCATCAAGAGCTAGCTATGAGATGAAGTGTTGAAGTGCCCTTGATCCTTACTGAAAACGGAGtcgttttgttatttttattgatcTTGTGAACTTTTAAAGGTGCCAAATTGGGAAATATATCAAGGTGTCTACTATTTAAATAGATTGACAATAAGTATTCCactaattagattttttttgttatattgtatattttaactATACGGACacctaaacataaaaaataaggtATAAATAAGCCTATGATAAGGTTTGTTCTATTGACTAAAATAACATGAACTAAATAACACTCTCAAAATCATCTAAAACTacactataataaaaaaaacatctaatACTAAACCTGGAGTGcaatgaaattaaagaaatgttGATGTTTTTATCGGTCCCaattagagattttgtttgGTGGAAAAAATATCGAAATACCcttataattatatgttgagGCACGTGAAAGTCGGACTACAAAGCTTAACTAGACGAGTCAATAACGGactacaagaaaatagatgACCCAAGTGGTTTGTCCAATTTAAACTATCGACGAATCGGCCGTTAATGGCTTGTCGTTTTTTCTAAccgtttccttttctttttttcgatcCCTTTTCCAAGTATCATACTCCCCTATTTATCAGATACTGTGTTGGTTCGTCCACCGAAAATGACTGAAATACTTCCACTCAGCCATGTGCATTGAGTGTAGGAAAATTTTCGGTCctacaaatattttaatcttattttgagagtttcttaagtttgatATGAGCATTGGTGTTCCTCACAGTTGGTccctgaaaaaaataatagtatttttaatttaaaaattaattatttaaataaataagtaaaaacatattaaagttttaatttaaataaaacatataacattgacattaaaaacataagaaaattacaaagttacaaaaacttgaaaaaaaacaaaatatacaattaaaacatgaaagataaaaaatataaaccatacaaacatcaaggataaaaacaaacattttattcaatacatatatttttttaattaatctttattatctggaagatgtccaaagttagtccaaatatgctcaattaaatttttttttaaccgttCATGGACTTTTTTATCCCGAATTTCTGTAAGACGAGTAATCGTAGTGATCATATTGGAACCCAAATTGGCGGCACCGacggtatatgtttgatccacatcttctccatgttgaaattcagaaacaatgtttcgATAACTGTATGTTCCTCTTTCATcctcgacaatcatattatggagtattatgcatgctctcataacatttgctattttgtatttatcccataaacgagattgatttttaataacggcgaatctagcttgcaagactccaaaggcacgctcaACTTCTTTccgcacagcttcttgttttttagagaagagagaatttttCATACATTGTGGAAGCCGGATAGATTGTTTAAAAGTTGCCCATTTGGGATAAATACCATCGGTGAGATAGTACGCCAAATTTTACTCCCTTTCGTTGACAAAGTAGTTGACCTCCGGAGCTTTACCGTTaagaatgtcatcaaaaacatttgaaCGATCTagaatattaagatcgttcatagtacctggagctccaaaaaaagcatgccatatccagaggtcgTACGAAGCTACTGCCTCCAACACGATTGTTGGTTTTCCGGTTGATCGTGAATACATCCCTTTCCAAGCtgttggacaattcttccactcccagtgcatacagtcaatgctcccaaccatcccgggaaatccacgtttttcattttcatagagTAGTCTTTCTAGGTCGTCGGGTCTGGGACGTCTTAGGTATTCATCGCCAAACAACTGGATTATCGCGGCGGTAAACTCGTGCAAACATTTCCGAGCTGTTGATCCACCAATTCGTACATACTCGTCAACTGTGTCGGACGAAGTACCATATGCCAATTggcgaattgctgcagtacatttttgtataggtgaCAGACTAGCCCGACCGGTTGCATCCTGGGATTGACGAAAATACTCGACTTCTGTAGAGAGACGTTGCACAATACGCATGAACAATGGCATGTGCATGCGAAACCGTCGCCAGAACAAATAGTCCGGGTATGTTGGAgtatcactgaaataatcattccaaagattattgtgACCTTCTTCGCAGTTTCTTGGGATAAATANatgcatacagtcaatgctcccaaccatcccgggaaatccacgtttttcattttcatagagTAGTCTTTCTAGGTCGTCGGGTCTGGGACGTCTTAGGTATTCATCGCCAAACAACTGGATTATTCCAGCGGTAAACTCGTGCAAACATTTCCGAGCTGTTGATCCACCAATTCGTACATACTCGTCAACTGTGTCGGACGAAGTACCATATGCCAATTggcgaattgctgcagtacatttttgtataggtgaCAGACTA
The Camelina sativa cultivar DH55 chromosome 6, Cs, whole genome shotgun sequence genome window above contains:
- the LOC104698741 gene encoding uncharacterized protein LOC104698741; protein product: MYTGNCDSWERDKNETGNIKRVIRSQNRVIVEGKNKIKKHIKGVPDHEGEIFTVEVPFHASNVQVIDPLTKRPCKVGVTTTYKVRVAKGTGTSGFIIPRLEILKIRATPRPTTAGSKDTPIEFVWEQTFDVKTGKGMPDL